The Pseudocalidococcus azoricus BACA0444 genome includes a region encoding these proteins:
- the rimO gene encoding 30S ribosomal protein S12 methylthiotransferase RimO, whose protein sequence is MPKPTIAISHLGCDKNRVDTEHMLGLLAQAGYGIDNDEAQADYVIVNTCSFIQSAREESVRTLVELAEADKKIVITGCMAQHFQEQLLDEIPEAVAVVGTGDYQHIVEVIAKAEAGERVKLITPYPTYIADETIPRYRTTPEPIAYLRIAEGCDYRCAFCIIPHLRGDQRSRPIESIVAEAEQLASQGVQEISLVSQITTNYGRDLYGKPHLAELLRALGQVDIPWIRMHYAYPTGLTPNVLEAMQETPNILPYLDLPLQHSHPEILRAMNRPWQANVNDRVIEHLKVALPQATMRTTFIVGFPGETEAHFEHLCQFVQHHEFDHLGVFTFSAEEGTAAFDLPTQVLPEVMEQRRHELMVLQQPISYAHNQAQLGTITDVLIEQENPETGELIGRSTRFAADVDGVVYVKGAARLGTIVPVEITAADTYDLFGRVVTP, encoded by the coding sequence ATGCCAAAACCCACGATTGCGATTTCCCATCTTGGCTGTGACAAAAACCGAGTGGATACCGAGCATATGTTGGGACTCCTGGCCCAGGCCGGTTATGGCATAGACAATGATGAAGCCCAAGCCGACTATGTAATTGTAAATACCTGTAGTTTTATCCAATCTGCTCGGGAAGAGTCGGTGCGAACCTTGGTGGAGTTAGCCGAAGCAGACAAGAAAATTGTCATCACCGGCTGTATGGCCCAGCATTTTCAGGAGCAATTGCTTGATGAAATTCCTGAGGCGGTGGCTGTAGTGGGTACGGGGGATTATCAGCACATTGTCGAGGTGATTGCAAAAGCCGAAGCTGGGGAGCGAGTTAAACTGATCACCCCCTATCCCACCTACATTGCTGATGAGACCATCCCCCGTTATCGCACCACACCAGAACCAATTGCCTATCTCCGAATTGCTGAGGGTTGTGATTATCGCTGTGCTTTTTGTATCATTCCCCATTTGCGGGGTGATCAACGCTCTCGGCCTATTGAATCAATTGTTGCGGAGGCCGAACAGTTAGCTAGCCAGGGGGTTCAGGAAATTAGCCTAGTTTCCCAAATTACGACTAACTACGGCCGAGACCTCTATGGTAAACCTCACTTGGCAGAGCTATTACGCGCCTTGGGACAAGTAGATATTCCTTGGATTCGGATGCACTATGCCTATCCAACGGGTTTAACCCCCAACGTCTTAGAGGCCATGCAGGAGACCCCAAACATTTTGCCTTATCTGGACTTACCCCTCCAACATTCCCATCCAGAGATTTTACGCGCCATGAATCGTCCCTGGCAGGCCAATGTTAATGACCGGGTGATTGAACATTTGAAAGTTGCTTTACCCCAGGCAACAATGCGGACAACCTTTATTGTTGGCTTTCCCGGCGAAACAGAAGCTCATTTTGAACATCTTTGTCAGTTTGTCCAACATCATGAGTTTGATCATCTGGGGGTGTTTACCTTTTCCGCGGAGGAAGGCACTGCTGCTTTTGATCTGCCGACACAGGTTTTACCAGAGGTGATGGAGCAACGCCGTCATGAGTTGATGGTCTTACAGCAACCGATCTCCTATGCCCATAACCAGGCCCAACTGGGGACAATTACGGATGTTTTAATTGAGCAGGAAAATCCTGAGACTGGGGAGTTAATTGGCCGGTCAACACGGTTTGCGGCGGATGTGGATGGAGTTGTTTATGTCAAAGGAGCGGCTCGCTTAGGAACGATTGTCCCTGTAGAAATTACGGCGGCTGATACCTATGATTTGTTTGGGCGGGTTGTGACTCCTTGA